In one Drosophila pseudoobscura strain MV-25-SWS-2005 chromosome X, UCI_Dpse_MV25, whole genome shotgun sequence genomic region, the following are encoded:
- the ND-30 gene encoding NADH dehydrogenase [ubiquinone] iron-sulfur protein 3, mitochondrial yields the protein MAAIIRTLGARAAVAVLATKHVLPAAGTAALRFASTAPVDAKKPEKPTVRKPDAAARTSLSDFGRYVAECLPKYVQKVQLTAGDELEVLIAPEGVVPVLQFLKDHHQAQFTNLIDIAGMDVPCRKHRFEVIYNLLSLRYNARIRVKTYTDELTPLDSACEVHKAANWYEREIWDMYGVFFANHPDLRRILTDYGFEGHPQRRDFPLSGYVELRYDDEKKRVVCEPLELAQEFRKFDLSAPWEQFPNFRNANPPAEVVPPQAQTAKK from the exons ATGGCAGCCATAATTAGGACTCTGGGTGCCAGAGCTGCTGTCGCCGTTTTGGCGACCAAGCATG TTCTGCCCGCTGCTGGCACAGCTGCTCTTCGTTTCGCCAGCACGGCGCCCGTTGACGCCAAAAAACCAGAGAAAC CCACTGTGCGAAAGCCGGATGCAGCCGCTCGCACCAGTCTCTCTGATTTCGGACGCTACGTTGCCGAGTGCTTGCCCAAGTACGTGCAGAAGGTTCAGCTGACCGCCGGCGATGAGCTGGAAGTGCTCATTGCCCCTGAAGGCGTGGTGCCCGTGCTGCAGTTCCTGAAGGACCACCACCAGGCACAGTTCACCAATCTGATCGATATTGCCGGCATGGATGTGCCCTGCCGCAAGCATCGCTTCGAGGTCATTTACAACCTCCTGTCGCTTCGCTACAATGCCCGTATTCGCGTGAAGACCTACACCGATGAGCTGACCCCCTTGGACTCTGCCTGCGAGGTGCACAAGGCTGCCAACTGGTACGAGCGTGAAATTTGGGACATGTATGGCGTGTTCTTTGCCAACCACCCCGACTTGCGTCGCATTCTCACCGACTACGGCTTCGAGGGCCATCCCCAGCGCCGCGACTTCCCCCTGTCCGGTTACGTGGAGTTGCGCTACGATGATGAGAAGAAACGCGTTGTCTGCGAGCCCCTGGAGTTGGCGCAAGAGTTCCGGAAGTTTGATTTGTCGGCCCCCTGGGAGCAGTTCCCCAATTTCCGCAATGCTAATCCCCCCGCTGAGGTGGTGCCCCCACAGGCCCAGACAGCCAAGAAGTAG